The proteins below are encoded in one region of Apium graveolens cultivar Ventura chromosome 4, ASM990537v1, whole genome shotgun sequence:
- the LOC141717687 gene encoding uncharacterized protein LOC141717687, with protein MAFDSTNNSTSLARDFAKKKKASRSAKLKQCKLDARRHQWLSQVKSKESKDEVNVVGGEIRVSPTNGRNERDRAIKLLEVNPGNDENDGSVNNYSDSESSSHSPSSHSSSVVGSNCSGTSFTGSGSSSRSSNSSSSGRSHSGDISEEDNDDDGCLSDWEAVADALAATDMKQQQEQLNPSQESPLEHERAKLDYPFESGNSQALVLDISKPDAEISRAWRPDDAFRPQSLPNLFKQHSFPARLDRHGGPGGVAWACTNGISAPASCPICCEDLDLTDSSFLPCSCGFRLCLFCHKRILEEDGRCPGCRKQYQHDGVRGEEIGDFIEGSSSFRLIRSYSVITRS; from the exons ATGGCTTTTGATTCAACTAACAACTCAACTTCTCTCGCCCGGGACTTTGCTAAGAAAAAGAAG GCTAGTCGGTCGGCGAAATTGAAGCAGTGCAAGCTTGATGCTCGTCGTCACCAGTGGCTTTCACAAG TGAAGAGTAAGGAGAGCAAGGATGAAGTGAATGTTGTTGGTGGAGAGATTCGTGTTTCCCCAACTAATGGGCGTAATGAAAGGGACCGAGCTATTAAGCTTTTGGAGGTTAATCCGGGGAATGATGAGAATGATGGATCTGTGAATAATTACAGTGATTCGGAATCGTCCTCTCATAGTCCCAGTAGTCACAGTAGCAGTGTTGTCGGAAGCAATTGTTCTGGTACTAGTTTTACTGGGAGTGGGAGTAGCAGCAGGAGCAGTAACAGTAGTAGCAGTGGTCGGTCTCATTCTGGTGATATAAGCGAAGAAGATAATGATGATGATGGTTGCTTGTCTGACTGGGAGGCTGTTGCTGATGCATTGGCTGCTACCGACATGAAGCAACAACAGGAGCAACTTAATCCTAGTCAGGAGTCACCTTTGGAGCATGAAAGAGCCAAATTGGATTATCCTTTTGAGTCGGGAAATTCTCAGGCGTTGGTCTTAGATATTTCCAAGCCAGATGCAGAAATTAGCAGGGCCTGGAGACCTGATGATGCATTTCGCCCTCAAAGTCTTCCTAATTTGTTTAAACAGCATAGTTTTCCTGCGAGGTTGGATAGGCATGGTGGTCCTGGAGGCGTGGCATGGGCTTGTACCAATGGCATATCTGCCCCGGCATCATGTCCAATATGCTGTGAGGATCTGGATCTCACGGATAGTAGTTTTCTCCCTTGTTCCTGTGGGTTTCGACTTTGCCTTTTCTGCCACAAGAGGATTCTTGAAGAAGATGGCCGCTGCCCAGGATGCAGGAAGCAGTATCAACATGATGGTGTCAGAGGGGAAGAAATTGGGGATTTTATTGAAGGCAGCTCGTCATTTCGTTTGATTCGTTCCTATAGCGTGATTACAAGGTCCTAG
- the LOC141717688 gene encoding carbamoyl phosphate synthase arginine-specific large chain, chloroplastic-like produces MHQLVCQNASTRLSSTASFVTPLNLNLSKPSSFRLFFYSRSLSRKNVCASFSFNRSSVVCSAKSRSRINSVPVKSNEVESGIVFDKAVGKRTDIKKIMILGAGPIVIGQACEFDYSGTQACKALREEGYEVILINSNPATIMTDPETANRTYIEPMTPELVEQVLEKERPDALLPTMGGQTALNLAVALAESGALEKYGVELIGAKLDAIKKAEDRDLFKQAMKNIGLKTPPSGIGTTLEECIEIASTIGDFPLIIRPAFTLGGSGGGIAYNKEEFEAICKSGLAASVTSQVLVEKSLLGWKEYELEVMRDLADNVVIICSIENIDAMGVHTGDSITVAPAQTLTDKEYQRLRDYSIAIIREIGVECGGSNVQFAVNPVDGEVMIIEMNPRVSRSSALASKATGFPIAKMAAKLSVGYSLDQIPNDITKKTPASFEPSIDYVVTKIPRFAFEKFPGSQPILTTQMKSVGESMAVGRTFQESFQKAVRSLECGYSGWGCAQIKEMNWDLDQLKYNLRVPNPDRIHAIYAAMKKGMKVDDIHELTFIDKWFLTQLKELVDVEQYLLAKSLSQLTKDELYEVKKRGFSDKQIAFATKSSEQEVRSKRLSLGVKPTYKRVDTCAAEFEADTPYMYSSYDYECESAPTHKKKVLILGGGPNRIGQGIEFDYCCCHASFALQSAGYETIMMNSNPETVSTDYDTSDRLYFEPLTVEDVLNIIDLERPDGIIVQFGGQTPLKLALPIQRYLDECKPECASGGYVRIWGTSPDSIDAAEDRERFNAMLDELDIKQPKGGIAKSEADAVAIASDIGYPVVVRPSYVLGGRGMEIVYGDEKLVIYLANAVEVDPENPVLIDKYLIDAIEIDVDALADAQGNVVIGGVMEHIEQAGIHSGDSACVLPTKTISPSCLETIRSWTRKLAKKLNVCGLMNCQYAITSSGEVFLLEANPRASRTVPFVSKAIGHPLAKYASLVMSGKSLHDIGFTTEVIPRHISVKEAVLPFEKFQGCDVFLGPEMRSTGEVMGISYEFSIAFAKAQLAAGQKLPLSGTVFLSLNDLTKPHLPVIACAFLAIGFKIVSTSGTADVLELDGTPVERVLKLHEGRPHAGDMLANGNIQLMVVTSSGDKLDQIDGLQLRRMALAYKIPVITTVAGALATAEAIKSLKCSKIKMIALQDYFNIETEDSKAKEFQSISSSVQLK; encoded by the exons ATGCATCAACTTGTTTGTCAAAATGCCTCAACCAGGCTTAGCTCTACAGCTTCTTTTGTTACTCCGTTAAATCTTAATTTGTCGAAACCCAGTTCGTTTCGGTTGTTTTTCTATTCAAGAAGCCTGTCAAGAAAGAATGTTTGTGCTTCTTTTAGTTTTAATAGGTCTTCAGTTGTTTGTTCTGCGAAATCCCGGAGCAGAATTAATTCTGTTCCGGTGAAGAGTAATGAGGTGGagagtgggattgtgtttgatAAAGCGGTTGGAAAGAGGACGGATATTAAGAAGATTATGATTCTTGGTGCTGGTCCTATTGTTATTGGACAAGCGTGTGAGTTTGATTACTCTGGGACTCAGGCGTGTAAGGCGCTTAGAGAGGAGGGGTATGAAGTTATTCTGATTAATTCTAATCCGGCTACTATTATGACGGACCCTGAGACAGCGAATAGAACGTATATTGAGCCAATGACGCCTGAATTAGTTGAGCAAGTGTTGGAGAAGGAGAGGCCTGATGCTTTGTTGCCGACAATGGGTGGGCAGACAGCGCTTAACCTTGCTGTGGCGTTGGCGGAAAGTGGGGCACTTGAGAAGTATGGAGTGGAGTTGATTGGTGCAAAGCTTGATGCAATTAAGAAGGCTGAAGATAGAGATTTGTTTAAGCAAGCTATGAAAAATATTGGGCTCAAGACGCCTCCTTCTGGAATTGGGACTACTCTGGAGGAGTGTATCGAAATTGCAAGTACGATTGGAGATTTTCCTTTGATTATACGGCCTGCTTTTACATTGGGTGGAAGTGGAGGTGGGATTGCCTATAACAAGGAGGAGTTTGAGGCAATTTGTAAGTCAGGCCTTGCAGCTAGTGTAACCTCACAGGTTTTGGTCGAAAAGTCCTTGTTAGGATGGAAAGAGTACGAGCTCGAGGTTATGAGAGACTTAGCAGACAATGTGGTTATAATATGCTCAATTGAGAATATTGACGCAATGGGGGTTCACACTGGAGACTCAATTACTGTAGCTCCTGCGCAGACCTTGACGGATAAGGAGTATCAGCGCCTTCGAGATTACTCGATTGCGATCATTAGGGAGATTGGTGTCGAGTGCGGTGGTTCAAATGTTCAGTTTGCTGTCAATCCAGTCGATGGGGAAGTTATGATTATCGAAATGAACCCTAGAGTTTCAAGGTCTTCAGCTCTAGCCTCAAAAGCTACTGGTTTCCCAATAGCAAAAATGGCTGCAAAGTTGTCGGTTGGTTACTCACTGGATCAGATTCCTAATGACATCACAAAGAAAACACCGGCTAGTTTTGAGCCATCTATAGATTATGTGGTCACTAAG ATTCCCAGGTTTGCATTCGAGAAATTCCCTGGTTCACAGCCTATACTGACAACTCAGATGAAGTCTGTTGGTGAATCCATGGCAGTAGGTCGCACATTCCAGGAGTCTTTTCAGAAAGCAGTTCGGTCATTGGAATGTGGCTACTCTGGATGGGGTTGCGCTCAGATCAAGGAAATGAACTGGGACTTGGACCAGTTGAAGTACAACCTCCGGGTTCCAAACCCAGATCGAATTCATGCCATATATGCTGCAATGAAAAAGGGGATGAAGGTTGATGACATTCATGAGCTGACTTTCATAGACAAATGGTTTCTCACTCAGCTTAAGGAGTTGGTGGATGTGGAACAATACCTCTTGGCTAAATCTTTGTCTCAGTTAACCAAGGATGAGCTCTATGAAGTGAAAAAAAGAGGTTTCAGTGATAAGCAGATAGCTTTCGCAACAAAATCCTCTGAACAAGAAGTGCGCTCAAAACGGCTGTCCTTAGGTGTGAAGCCAACTTATAAGCGAGTTGATACCTGTGCAGCAGAATTTGAGGCTGACACTCCTTACATGTACTCATCTTATGACTACGAATGTGAATCGGCTCCCACCCATAAGAAAAAGGTATTGATATTAGGTGGAGGACCAAATCGAATTGGCCAGGGAATCGAGTTTGACTATTGCTGCTGTCACGCATCCTTTGCCCTCCAG TCTGCAGGCTATGAAACAATTATGATGAATTCAAATCCTGAAACAGTCTCTACCGATTATGATACCAGCGATCGACTTTATTTTGAACCTCTTACAGTTGAAGACGTTCTTAACATAATTGACTTGGAACGTCCAGATGGCATCATTGTGCAGTTTGGAGGTCAAACCCCCCTAAAGCTTGCTCTTCCCATTCAACGTTACTTAGATGAGTGCAAGCCTGAATGTGCTAGTGGTGGTTATGTTCGAATTTGGGGTACATCTCCTGATTCTATTGATGCCGCGGAAGACAGGGAGAGGTTCAATGCTATGCTTGATGAACTAGATATTAAGCAACCAAAAGGTGGCATTGCCAAAAGTGAAGCTGATGCCGTTGCCATTGCATCGGACATAGGGTACCCAGTTGTTGTTAGGCCTTCTTATGTTTTGGGTGGCCGGGGAATGGAAATTGTTTATGGTGACGAGAAGCTGGTGATCTATCTTGCAAATGCTGTTGAAGTGGACCCTGAAAATCCTGTCCTTATTGACAAATATTTAATTGATGCCATTGAGATTGATGTTGATGCACTTGCAGATGCCCAAGGTAATGTGGTGATTGGCGGCGTAATGGAGCACATTGAACAGGCTGGGATTCATTCAGGTGATTCAGCTTGTGTGTTGCCAACGAAAACTATTTCGCCTTCCTGCTTAGAAACCATTAGATCTTGGACTAGGAAATTGGCAAAGAAGCTAAATGTATGCGGACTCATGAATTGTCAATACGCAATCACATCATCTGGAGAGGTGTTTTTGCTCGAGGCAAACCCCCGTGCATCCCGTACAGTCCCTTTTGTATCCAAGGCTATCGGGCATCCATTGGCTAAATATGCTTCTCTTGTCATGTCAGGAAAGTCTCTTCATGACATTGGTTTTACCACAGAAGTTATACCAAGGCATATATCTGTTAAGGAAGCTGTTCTTCCATTTGAGAAGTTTCAGGGCTGTGATGTTTTTTTAGGTCCTGAGATGCGTAGTACAGGTGAGGTAATGGGTATCTCCTACGAGTTTTCAATTGCATTTGCCAAAGCCCAGCTAGCTGCTGGCCAAAAACTACCACTTTCGGGGACAGTGTTCCTCAGCTTGAATGACTTGACAAAGCCTCATCTTCCCGTGATTGCTTGTGCCTTTCTTGCGATTGGATTCAAAATCGTTTCTACTTCCGGAACAGCAGATGTTCTCGAATTAGATGGCACTCCAGTGGAGCGAGTGTTAAAACTGCATGAAGGTCGGCCACATGCTGGTGATATGCTTGCTAATGGTAACATTCAGTTGATGGTGGTCACAAGTTCAGGTGACAAGCTTGATCAAATTGACGGGCTGCAACTGAGAAGGATGGCTCTTGCTTACAAGATTCCTGTAATAACAACTGTTGCTGGAGCTTTAGCCACTGCCGAGGCAATCAAAAGTTTGAAATGCAGCAAGATTAAGATGATTGCTTTGCAGGACTACTTCAATATTGAGACCGAAGACAGCAAGGCAAAAGAGTTTCAGTCCATCTCTTCCTCTGTTCAACTCAAATAG
- the LOC141718297 gene encoding uncharacterized protein LOC141718297 produces the protein MMNIDLNLPVDYDETIPEGGDNIFQEEYTSHTHERTNESTQSTPRNARSYIFDLNQSPRFDLNEPPPSEHPSPPHTQGDENESGTMVRSKTKNLSNGDRRAIYIALLKKTVNGKLKWGTTKAVANEFSVTMRTVQRIWKRAKETSNGVVNVSHLKTKNCGRKRVQIDLQQLKSIPLSKRTTLRSTTYAIKVAKSTLFRCLKRGGKIRRHSNSIKPFLTDKNKRSRVEFCLSMLDKNSFPNNPQFVNMENIIHIDEKWFYLTKKSENYYLVVDEEEPHRTCKSKNFVVKVMFFAAVARPRYDAGGNEIFSGKIDIYPFVTKEPAKRSSVNRVAGTLETKVITSIGRDIIRSYLIEKVLPDIRAKWPDENNITVYIQQDNARTHLDPTDREFCEVVSRFGFDIRLMCQPSNSPDLNILYLGFFNAIQSLRYKECPKTIDELITAVERSF, from the exons ATGATGAACATTGATTTGAATTTACCAGTGGATTATGATGAAACTATACCAGAAG GTGGAGATAATATTTTTCAAGAAGAGTATACATCTCATACTCATGAAAGAACAAATGAATCAACTCAATCAACTCCAAGAAATGCAAGATCATATATTTTTGATTTAAACCAATCCCCTCGTTTTGATTTGAATGAGCCTCCACCTTCAGAGCATCCTTCTCCTCCTCACACACAAG GTGATGAAAATGAGTCAGGCACAATGGTCAGATCAAAAACAAAAAATTTATCCAATGGTGACCGTCGTGCCATATACATTGCCTTATTAAAGAAAACTGTAAATGGAAAGTTAAAATGGGGTACAACAAAGGCCGTTGCAAATGAATTTTCAGTTACCATGCGTACGGTTCAACGTATCTGGAAAAGGGCAAAGGAGACTTCCAATGGAGTGGTTAATGTTTCGCATCTTAAAACAAAAAATTGTGGTCGCAAAAGAGTACAAATAGATCTTCAACAACTTAAAAGTATTCCTCTGTCTAAACGGACAACTCTTCGTTCTACGACCTATGCGATCAAGGTTGCAAAATCAACATTGTTTAGGTGTCTCAAACGTGGTGGAAAAATAAGAAGACATTCTAATTCTATCAAGCCATTTTTGACCGATAAAAACAAGAGAAGTCGAGTTGAATTTTGTTTATCAATGTTGGATAAAAATAGTtttccaaataatcctcaatTTGTGAATATGGAGAATATCATTCATATTGATGAGAAGTGGTTTTATTTAACTAAGAAATCTGAAAATTATTATCTTGTTGTAGATGAAGAGGAGCCTCATCGCACATGTAAAAGTAAAAATTTTGTTGTAAAAGTGATGTTTTTTGCTGCAGTAGCAAGGCCACGATATGACGCAGGAGGAAATGAAATTTTTTCCGGTAAGATTGACATATATCCTTTTGTTACAAAAGAGCCAGCTAAAAGGAGCAGTGTCAATCGAGTGGCAGGAACTCTTGAAACAAAAGTAATAACTTCAATCGGAAGGGACATAATAAGATCATACTTGATCGAGAAAGTTTTACCGGATATTCGAGCAAAATGGCCAGATGAAAATAATATCACTGTGTACATTCAACAAGATAATGCAAGAACACATCTTGATCCTACTGATAGAGAATTTTGTGAAGTTGTCTCAAGATTTGGATTTGATATTCGTTTAATGTGCCAACCATCAAACTCTCCTGATCTAAATATATTATACCTTGGCTTTTTCAATGCCATTCAATCACTACGCTATAAGGAGTGTCCAAAAACCATTGATGAGCTTATCACGGCTGTTGAAAGATCATTTTAG
- the LOC141717689 gene encoding 5-formyltetrahydrofolate cyclo-ligase, mitochondrial, with translation MGSLKKAAAKLVPSLTMIDSRTLASSPTTTTLPNLLIINNKTSFSTHSLNPPILRHPPPLTYAPPRISASSKSMSTNHSSAATLSDQDTLLKQKRTLRTKVKSDLKSMDPAQRAQEDVAIQNIVMEAPWYKSCKGLCAYISCSSLREVDTSNLLSDILKTTNTDGHSQMGRKLYVPRVEDKNRHMRMLKISSVDDLIANSMNILEPNPVDADGNEREDVMLANDPVDMFILPGLAFDKSGKRLGRGGGYYDTLLMNYQNLVKERGWKQPLLVALSYSVQILDEHIIPVAPYDIPIDALVSPSGLILISETAFQRCQ, from the exons ATGGGGTCGTTAAAAAAAGCGGCAGCTAAACTGGTACCCTCACTCACGATGATCGACTCGCGCACATTAGCATCATCCCCCACAACAACAACTTTACCTAATCTTCTCATTATTAACAACAAAACCTCATTTTCTACTCACTCTCTTAATCCTCCTATCCTGCGCCACCCACCGCCACTAACCTACGCACCCCCTCGCATCTCCGCCTCATCAAAATCAATGTCAACAAACCACAGCTCCGCCGCTACACTCTCCGATCAGGATACTCTATTGAAGCAGAAACGGACCCTCCGGACCAAAGTTAAGTCGGATCTTAAGTCCATGGACCCGGCCCAACGAGCCCAAGAAG aTGTTGCGATACAAAACATTGTTATGGAAGCTCCGTGGTACAAGTCTTGTAAGGGGCTATGTGCTTATATAAGCTGTAGTTCCTTGCGAGAAGTTGATACTTCTAATTTGTTGTCCGACATTCTCAAGACTACGAATACAG ATGGTCATTCACAGATGGGACGAAAGCTTTATGTTCCAAGAGTGGAGGATAAGAATAGACACATGAGGATGCTTAAAATCTCTAGTGTTGATGATCTTATTGCAAATTCTATGAACATTTTAGAACCAAATCCAGTAGATGCTGATGGGAATGAACGCGAAGATG TTATGCTGGCAAATGACCCTGTTGACATGTTCATATTGCCTG GACTGGCATTCGACAAATCAGGAAAAAGATTGGGACGTGGTGGAGG TTACTATGATACCTTGCTCATGAACTACCAAAACCTCGTGAAAGAGCGTGGGTGGAAACAACCTCTTCTAG TTGCGCTGTCATATTCAGTCCAGATCCTGGATGAGCATATAATCCCAGTTGCTCCATATGACATTCCTATTGATGCCCTTGTATCCCCGTCTGGTCTGATACTTATTAGCGAGACTGCCTTTCAGAGATGCCAATAA